The window TCGCTGACAGGCCCGCTGAATTCGGTCTCCACCGCGATGGCGCGGTAGACGATCTGGTGGTCGACGCCCGGCCCGATCAGCTCGCGCATGCGCGCCGCGCAGGCTTCTTCGGAGCCGGGCAGGAACCGGCAGTCAAACCGCGCTGTGGCGTGCGGCGGTATGACGTTCGTCTTTCCGCCCGCGGCCAACTCGGTCGGCGAGGCGACGTCGCGCAGTGACGAAGCGATCATGCGGGCGGCCGGGCCGAGGTGGTGCAGCAACGCTTCTGGGTCAACCGGATCGAACGGTTCGCCGACGCAGTCGGCGACGGTCTGCAGCAGGGCGCGCGTGGTCGGGGTGAGGCGATACGGGAACTCGTGCCGGCCGATGCGGGCGACGACCTCGGCTAGGTTCACCACGCTGTTACCGTCATTGATCATCGATGCGTGCCCGGCGGGACCGCGCGCGGTGACCTCGAACCAGAGGACGCCCTTCTGCGCGGTCTCGATGAAATACAGTCGTTGCCCGGTGGGCAGCCGCGCCGAGTACCCGCCGACCTCTCCGATGGCCTCGGTGCAGTCGTCCAGTAGGTCGCGATGATGCTCGACCAGCCACCGCGCGCCCAGTCGGCCGCCGTTCTCCTCGTCGGCGACGAAGGCGAGCACGACGTCACGGGCCGGCCGCTGCCCGCTGCCTGACCAGGCCCGGATCACCGCAAGCACCTGGGCCACGAAGTACTTCATGTCGACCGCACCGCGACCCCACAGGCATCCGTCCGCCAGCTCGGCGCCGAACGGGTGCCTGCTCCAGATGGCCGGTTCCGCCGGGACGACGTCGGTGTGGGCGTGGATGAGGAGCGGTGGCCGTGTTCGGTCCAGTCCGGGCCAACGCGCCATGACCGTGGTGCGTCGGGGGCGGGGTTCGATGATCTCGACAGGCAGGCCCGCGTCGGCCAGAACGGTCGCGCAGTATTCCGCGGCGGTGCGCTCGCCCGGGCCGTCGTCGGTGCCGTAGTTGGAGGTGTCGATCCGCAGCAGGTCGGCGCAGATGGCCACGGCGACGTCGGCCGCGGAACGGGGGGCGCGCTCGCCCGCGGCGACCGCGGCGATCCCGGCGGCCGCGACCGGGGCTGCCGGGGTCGCGCCGTCAGGCATGCCGCGGCCCACCGGGCTGGTCCAGTTCCAGGGCCGGTGTCAGTTCGCGCGCGGTGGGTGCTGGCGCTGGCCGCCGTTGGGGCAGAGCGGCGGCCTGGTCCACCGGCAGTCCCGTGGTGCGTGGCCCGAGCGCGAGGACGTCGAGGGCCAGGATGACCAGGGCGGCGGCGACCACGGTGAACACGGCTCCCGACCCGGCGTGGTCGAGGACGGGGATGAGGACGAAGGGCAGCGCGGCGGTGACGAGCCGGCTCAGCGCGTACGCCGCGCCGACCGCCGTGGCACGCACCGCGGTCGGGTACAGCTCGGCCGTAAAGACGTGGTAACCATTGGAGTAGACGTTGCTGATCAATGTAAACAGCGTTCCCCACAAAACCACGGTGGTGCCGGAGCCGGCGAACCCGAACAGCAGCCCGGTGACGGCCATTCCACTGGCCGAGACCGCCACGACGGCACGGCGCTCGAAGCGTTCGATCACTGGCAGCGACAGCAGTGAGCCGAGCGGATAGCCAACATAGGTGAGGGCGAGGAAGCTCAGCGAGGTAAGCACCGTGTAGCCCTTCGCGACCAGCACCAGGGTCGCGATCGTGCCGAATCCGTAGTAGCCGATCGCCGACATCACATTCATGATCCAAGCCATCACGGTGCGCCGCAGGAACGGCCCGGTGAACAACACACGGAACGGCGGGCGCCGCAGTGCTGTCTCGGGAGGCGCCGTCGGGGCCGGGACGGGGACCGGTTCGGAAAGGGCGTGCCCACGCCGGACGGCGTCGGTCTCCCACGCGGTGACGATGCGGTCGGCCTCCTCATGCCGCCCGACCGACTCCAGCCAGCGCGGCGACTCGGGCAGCACCCGCCGCAGCGCCCACACCAGCACGGCGCCGAGAGCGCCGAGGAAGAACATCCAGCGCCATCCGTCGACGCCGACCGGACTGCGCGCCACGAGCCCGCGGCCGAGAAACCCGGCGGCCGGGACGCCAAGGAAGCCGATCGTGTACGCGACGGCAATGAGCCGGCCGCGCACCCGCGGTGGCAGCAGATCGGACAGGTAGGAGTCGCCGAGCGTGAGCTCAGCCCCCAGCCCCATCCCGGCCAGGAACCGTGCGCCGACGAGGACCTCGACGTTCGGCGCCAGTCCGCCGACCAGCGAGAACACCGAGTAGATGAGCAGGTTCAGCAAGAACGAGTTGCGGCGGCCGATGCGGTCGGCCAGCCGGCCGAGTACCAGCGCGCCGGCAAACTGGCCCACGAAGGCACTGGCCAGCAGAAGCTTGAGCGCATCCCCTCCGAATCCGAATCTCTCCTTCAGCACGACCGACAACGTGCCGGCCAGAAACACCTCGTAGGTGTCGAAGAAGAACCCGAGCCCGACGCAGATGACCGCGACGAGGTGGATCCTGCCAACCGGCAGGCGATCGAGCCGAGCCGCCAGGGATGGTTTGCCGACGTCGATAGAAGATGTCATGGCCTTTTCTCCAGGTCGCTATAGCCGCGTTTCCGCGGCAAGGAAATGGGCTCTGCTAGCCCAGCGGCGTCGGCGACGCTGGCGTGTCAGTTAACGCGGGAAAGGCGCTATTCGCGGATAGCCGAGGAGGCTCGAGCGGAACGGTGTTGTCCGCTCCGTGGCTGCCGCAATGAACAGCACGCGGTTTCGGCTCCGGGCGGCGCCTAGGACGACATGGTGGCGTCGGCTGCCGCCGCCCGAGCCCGGTCCAGCTCGGCGTCGAGCAGCCCGGGTGGGTCCTCGGGAACCATCTGTCGCATGGGATGGACGACGACGGACTCGAACACCCCGGCCCGGTGGTAGGGCTCGCCCGCGAGGAACCGCGAGGCTTCGGACGTAGTGGCCACTCGCAGGGCGAACACCGCACCGATGGCGAGCCCGTCCTCGGCGGTCAGCGGGCCACCGAAGACCAGCCTCGACCGGGCGGCCATCATGTACTCGAGGTGCGCGGGCCTGATCGCGCGGCGGAGTTCCTGGGTGCCGGTCCGGTCGCGGCACAGAACTAGCACGATCATGGCTGCTGCCTTCCGTGATGACCGTCGCTACCACCGGGGCTCGGGACGTGCGCGGGGCCGCCCCGAACGGGGGCCGGGCGCCGCAGGGTCGAAGCCGCGAGGGCGGCCGCGACGGTATAGGCGGCCGCCACCGCGATGAGCGCTCGGCCGATACCCGCCCGCTCACTTCCCGCGCCCGCGACTACTCCGCCGAGCAGCGCGATGCCGAGGGTTCCGCCGATCTGGCGGGCGGTGTTGTTCAGCCCGGACCCTAGGCCGGCCCGCGCTCCCGGGACGGCCGCGACCGCGGTCGACACCACCGCCGGCAGCGCCAGCCCGATGCCCACGCCCGCGAGCACCAGACCGGCGGTGGCAGCGACTCCCGACGCCCGGTCGGCTGCGACGAGCGCGACACCCGTACCGGCGGCCAAGCCGCCAAGCGTCCCCGGGACGCGTTGGCCGAACCGGTCGGCGATCCGCCCGGCGAGCATGCTGACGGCGGCATAGGCCGCGAACAGCGGAGCGATGCGGACGCCCGTAGCGGTGGCTGACCGGCCGTCCACATGCTCGAAATCGAGGCTGAGCAGGTAAAGCAGGCCGAGAGTCGCGAAGTTGACCAGCAGCGAGGCGAGGTTGGCGCCCCGGAAGGTTCGCGAACGGAACACCGACAGTGGCACGAGTGGCGTCGCGCACCGGCGCTCCACCGCGACGAATCCCGCCGCGAGCAGGACCGAGGCGCCGAGCGCCAGCCATCCGATGACCGACCCGGGCTCCGCGGCTGCCTCGGACAGCCCCCAGGCCAGGGCGCCCAGCATGAGCACGGCGAGGATCTGGCCGCCGCGGTCGAGGTGGCGGTCGTGGCCGCCGCGACGCGACTCGCGCAGCACCCTGCGCCCGGCCGCGATGCTCACGAACGAGATCGGCACGTTGATCCAGAAGATCCACCGCCACCCCAGTCCGTCCACGACCAGACCACCGACGAGTGGACCGACGACCAGGGCGATGCCGGCCACGGCCGACCACACGCCGATCGCGCGGGTGCGGTCGGTCCCGTCGAAGGCGTCAGTGAGGATGGCGAGCGAAGACACGAGGACGGCAGCGCCGGCGACGCCCTGCAAGGTGCGGAACAGGATCAGCCAGCCGACTCCGGGCGCGGCCGCGCAACCAGTCGACGCGGCCGCGAAGCCGGCCAGCCCGGCCAGGAAGACCCGCCTGCGCCCGAACAGGTCGCCGACGTCGCCAAAACCGATCATGAACGCGGCGAACGTCACGAAATACCCGTCGACCACCCAGGTGACCGCGCCGGTGGACGCGTGCAGCCGGCGACCGATCGCGCCGACCGCCACGTTGACGACGGTCAGATCCAGCTGGGTGACGAACAGCCCGACGCAGGTGACGAGCAGCACCGACCAGTCCCGGCGGCTCCAGCGTCCAGCCACGGACTGGTTGGCGCCAGCGTTCCCGCCCACGGCGGTCGCCGCCGCTGTGCTGGGCGTCCGCAGGCTCACCGGCTGACCGACCATGGCCGGCGTGGCACCGTTCGGGCCGGCGCGATCTCCCCGGTGTTGCGTCCATCCCGGCCATCCCAGCGGCGAGCGCGGCACGGACGGTGCGACCGGGTGGCAAGCCATCTGATCATCATCGCGCCTAGTCATGTTCGGTGGACGGACGGACGTCGACCGACGGGGCCGGTCCCCGGCACAGCAGAAGCAACGCCACCGCGACCTCGCTGCCGGCTGGGCCGAGCGCGTCCAGGAATCTGCGGGTGACCTCGTACTCGCGGGTCATCTCGATCCGCCCTCCGCCGGCGGTCATCCGCAGCTTCTGTATCCGCCAGGCCACCCGACGCCGCAGCACGATCACGTCGCGGATCAGGTCGTCGAGCTCGTCGATGATCTCGCGACCCTCAGTCACCGAGTCGATCGTGGAGATGTCCGGGGTCTCGGGGCCGAGCAGGTCGAGGCCGGTCGGCCAAGACCGGCTAGGTGCCGGGTGCGGTCGCGCGTCGAGTTCGCCGGCGGTCACCGCGGCACGTCCCGAGAGCAGGTGCGGCCGGTCTTCAAGCGCATGGTGTGTCTCCTTCGTCGTCGTTCGTGACTGCCGGTCTCGGCGGGGCCAGCCGGCCTGGCAGCGCCCCGCAGACCAGCGCGGCCAGCAGGTAGGCGGCCGCGGCCACGGCCAGTCCGACCCGCGTGCCCGCGGCGACCGAGTGGGAGCCGGCGACGATGCCGCCGAGCAACGCGACGCCGCGGGCCGGCGTGCGGGGGCCGAACCGTTCGACGAGTCGCCCGGAGAGAAGGCTGATGATCAGCAGCACGCCCCAGGCGCCGCGGTCCCAACGAGCCCGGGGATGCGTCCACCTTGGTCACCCGGCCTTCCTGGGCCGGCTGGGCGTGGGCCGGCTGGGCGTGGGGCGGCTCGGGGCGGGCTCGTCGAAGGTGCCGAGGACGCGGACCCGGACGCCGTGCTCGGCCAGCTCGCGCAGCACGGCCCGTGGCGGCGGGTCGTCGGGATGGCCGTGCCACTCGATGAGGAAGTAGAAGCGGCCCAGCCCGTCGCGGGTCGGCCGGGATTCGATCCGGAGCAGGTCGATGCCGGCGCGGGCGAACGGTTCGAGGACGGTCATCAGCGATCCGGGCCGGTCGCGCCGCTGGAAGCAGGCGATGACCGTCCGCTCGCGTCCGGTGCGGGCCGGCTCGTCGCGGCCGAGGACGACGAACCGGGTCTCCGCTGTGGCGGTCTCCCCAATGTCGTCGGCCAGAACGCTGAGCCGCGGGGCGGCGAGGCCCGCCTTTGGCGTGACCGCGGCGGTTCGGCCGGTCGGGTCGCCCAGGGCGAGCTCGAGCGCGGCCGTCGTGGACGGGGTCGGGACCAGGCTGGACCGCGGGGCGTGCTCGGCCAGCCAGGCACGGCATTGGTCGAGCGCGTGCGGATGTGAGGAGACCGTGCGCAGTGCCTCGGGGCTGGCACCGTGCCGGCCGACGAGCTGGAACCGGACCGGGATGACGACGTCGCGGTGCAGGCGGACCTGGCTTCGTTCGGACGGGTCCACGGCCTTTCCGGTGCCCAGGCCGGCGAGCAGGTCGGCCGTCGGCCCGACCAGGCCGGCGACCGAGTTCTCCCAGGCCAGCACGCCGTAGGTGACCGAGCCGTCGCTGAGCCGGGCCATGAGTTCGTCGGGGTCGGCGCAGGGGACGTGCCGCAGCGCGGCCAGGGCCGGATCGGCCAGCACGGTGCGGTGGGTGAAGGTACCCGCCGGTCCGAGGTAGGCGACGGACGCGGCTGGGGCGGGATCGAGTGTGGTGGTCACGGCCGACTCCTGGAGGTCTCCACGCGCGGGACGGGTCGACGCCGCCGGTGCCGCCGGGGGCGGCCCCGGCTATTGGGTGAGGCCTTCGGGCGACTAGCGGGCCGCCAGCGCGTCCGACAGCAGGTCGGGCCCGACGACCTTCCCTGGATTGAGCACGTTGGCCGGGTCGAACAGGTCCTTGATACGGGCCATCCACAGGGCCGCGTCGCCGTGCTCGGCGGTCAGGTACTGGCGCTTGCTCAGGCCGATGCCGTGCTCGCCGGTGCAGGTGCCGCCGACGCGCAGCGCGTGGCGGACCAGCTGGTCCGAGAACAGCGCGGCGGGGGCGTCCTGGCCCTCGGCGACCGCGACGACGGTGTGGATGTTGCCGTCGCCGACGTGACCGGTGGTGACCACGTCCAGCCCGAGATCGGCGCGCAGCTCGCTGATCACCTGCGCGTGCTCGACGATCGCCGACAGCGGCACAGCCGTGTCAGTGATCAGGTATCGCCGGCCGGGGAAGGCCCGGCGGATCGACCAGTACAGGCGGTGGCGTGCTTCCCAGATGGCCTCCCGCTCCGCCTGCGCGGTCGCCGTGCCGACCGTGCTCGCGCCGGCGTCGAGCAGGACTCGGCGGGCGATGTCCAGCTCGGTGGCCAGGCCGGCCGCGGTGGAGCTGTGCAGTTCGACGAACAGGGCAGGGGCGTCCGGGACCAGGCCGGGCACGTCCTGGGCGAGCAGGCCGGCGGTGATCTCGTCGAGCAGCTCGAGGCGGGCGATGGGCAGCCCGGTCCCGACCGCGGCGAAGGCGCCGGCCACCGCGGCGGCGACGTCGGGGAAGAACGCCCGCAGAACCGCGATCTCCTCGGGTACGGGGTGCAGCGCGACGGTGAGTTCGGTGATGACGCCCAAGGTGCCCGCCGAGCCGATGAACAGGTCGCGCAGGTCGTAGCCGCTGCTCGACTTGCGGACCGGCCGGCCCAGCCGCAGCACCTCACCGCTGGCCAGCACGACCTCCAGGGCCAGAGTGTTGGCCCGCATGCCGCCGTAGCGGATCGTGGTCGTGCCGCTGGCGTTGGTCGCCGCCATCCCGCCGAGGCTCGCGTCCGCGCCCGGGTCGACGGGAAACGTCAACCCGAACTCCCTCGCCCGGGAGTTGAGCCCGTTCCTGGTCAGGCCCGGCTGGACGACCGCGCGGAAGTCCTCCGGGCACAGCGCGACAAGCCGGTTCATCCGGGAGACGTCGAGGCTCACCTCGCCGCCGAGTGGCACCACATGGCCCTCGGCGCTGGTGCCGGTACCGAACGGGATGAGCGCCACGTCGTGGCGGGCGGACCATCGCATCGTGGTGACGACGTCGTCACGGGTCTCGGCGAACACCACCGCTCGCGGCGGGATGCTGTCCAGGTGGTTCTCGTCGCGGCCGTGGGTGTCGAGGTCGGCGGGCCGGGTCGACACCGTGCCCGCGAGCCCGGCGGCCAGCTCGGCGAGGGCGTCCGCGTCCGGGACCACCCTGGCCGGCCGGCTGACGGTGGTCACCGCGCGGCCGACACGGTCTCGGTGACGGCCTGCACGACGTCCACGGAGGCGGCGCCGGCCGGCGCGACCGGGACGAGCTCGAACAGGACGCCGCCGGGTGGGGCGACGGTGTGGTGGGCCGCGCGGGGCGTCCAGCCGGCCTCGGCGAATGCCTCGCCCCACTCGGCCTCGGTCGGCAGGTAGGTGTGCATGAGCGCGTGGGCGGCCTCGAAGCCGAGCCGGAAGATGGGCGTGTCCGGCCCGGGCGTGTCCTCGGACCGGACAACGTCGCAGAGCAGCATCGTCCGAAGGTTCGGGAAGGCGATCCGCAGGTTGGTCAGCACCCGCACGCACGACTCGCGCGGCCAGAAGTCGTGGCCCATGAACACGCAGGTGACGACGTCGACGTCGGACAGGTCGTCGGCGGGGGTGAGCCGGTGGACGTCGCCCTGGCGCACGCTGAGCCGGTCGGCCAGGCCCTCGGCCGCGATGACCTGCCCCGCCAGCTCGACCGAGGCGGGGGCGAGGTCGATGCCCACCCCGGTCACCCCGGGATTCCGCTTCATGATCCGGACCAGGCGCCCACCCGAGCCGCAGCCCAGGTCGGCGACCCGGGTGAGCTCGAGGCCGCCCAGGACGCGGTCGAACAGCGGCTCGACCTCGCCGTTGCCCATGAGCCGGGAGCTGAGGGCCACCGCGCGCATGTCGCGGTGATAGGTGACCTCGTCCCGGTCGGGCGCCAGGTCGGCCGCGTAGGTGAACACCTCGCCGTTGCCGCGCACCAGCCAGTAGAAGTAGCCACGCAGTTCGTACGCGTCGGCGAAGCGCGGACCGGGCCGGACCAGCAGGGCCGGGTCCGAGGTGTCCAGCTCGACGATGCCGGCCCAGGCCAGCGCGTTGAGCAGGGCGCGCGCGACCCAGGGCGACACCGGCTCGCCGCCACGGCGCAGGTCGTCTGCCCGACAGGTGCCGCCGTCGGCGAGCGTGTCGAACAGGCCGAGCTCGACGGCGGCTGAGATCGCGCTGGCGGCCACGTAGGAGGAGAAGATGTCGGCCACCGGGCCGATGGTCGCGGGCGGCGGCGCGGCGGGGGCCGCCGAGGGAGCGGGCTGTGGCGAAAGGGAGGCGCACATAGCAATTCCTTCGCTGGGAGCCGGTGGGGGAATGGGGATTACCAGGGGTGGGTCGTCGCGAATATGAGCACGACAACGGAGCGTTCACCGCAGGCGCCTATTGCGTGCCGCGGTTCGGCGTTGACCGAACGAGAATCGGACCAACGAACTGAGAATGTCTTTTCATTTATGGTGCGGACGGCGGCCGCCGAGTGTCAAGCGAAGGAATGTTAACATTCTATATCGGCATGTTACACTTGGTGCATATTTCTGCCTCGTTTCGGCGGGACTGGACGATGGAAAGGGTGGTTCACACGCCTACGGCGAGCGGTTCGATCCGCGGCGAGGAACCGGGCAGCCGCCGGATCAGGCGGGATTACCTGGCGAGCCGGCGGGATCTTCTGGATGCGGCCGAGCGATTGCTCGCGAAACACGGCGGGCGGTTCAGCCTCGTGGATCTCGCGGCCGAGGCCGGTGTGTCGACCGCCACTGCCTATCGACATTTCCCGGACGTGGACGCGGCCCTTGACGCCTATTACACGCAGCTCGTGGAGACCCTGGTCAGCCACATGGAGGCGGTGCCGGCCGCGCCGGATGTGCTGCGCCGTTTCGTCGCCGTGTGCGAGCTGTGGGTCCGCGAGGCCGTGAGCTGGGGGCCGGCCGTGGTGCACGTCCGGTCCTCCCGCGGTTTCCTGCAGCGGCTGCGCGCGGACGACCCGGTGATCGGCCGGCTGTTCGGGGCGCTCGCGCCGCTGCTGGCCGCGCTGACCGAGGCCGGTTTCATTCCTCCCGGGCCCGCCGAGTACGGGGTGCTCATCTGGGTGACCGTGTTCGACGAGCGGGTGGTCGTCGATCTGCACGACAGCCTGAGCTGGCCGTCCGCGCGCATCGCGGCCGAGCTGACCGGCAGCGTGCTGCGCGCCCTCGGCCGGCCCGCCGGGGCGGCCGAGTAGCACTCGGCTACCCGGCCGCCCCGGCGCTCAGCCGAGCACGGCCGTCGCCTCGATCTCCACCAGCAGGCCGGGCCGCACCAGCCCGCAGACCACGGTCGTCCGGGCCGGCGGGTCGACCGGGAAGGCCTCCCGGAACGCGACGTCGAGCTCCGGCGCGGCGGCGGCCTCGGTCAGGTAGCACACGCAGCGCACCACGTCGGCGAGGCGGCCACCCGCCCGGTCCAGGACCTCGGCGATCTGGCCGAAGATGTCGCGCGCCTGGCTCACCGTCGTGCTGCCGCGCGGCCGGCCGGTCGCCGGGTCCAGGGCGACGCAGCCCGAGAGCACGACCAGGTCATCGACCCGCACCGCGGCGCTGATCGGGGCCAGGCCGGCGAGCCCGGGCGGCAGCGGCACGGTCGTCCTGGTCGAGCGTGGCCGGTCGACGGATCCGGTCCTCGCGCCGATCACCATCGCGACGCCGCCGACGGTCTGATCATCGTGTCGGTCAGCTCGTCGACGCCGCTTGCTCCGAGAAGCTTGATGGTCGTCGAGATCTCCTCGCGTAGCAGTTCGTGCAGCCGGCCGACGCCTTCCTCGCCGCCGGCCGCGAGCGCCATCGCCGCGGCGCGGCCGATGACGACGACGTCGGCGCCGAGCGCCAGTGCCTTGACGACGTCGCTCCCGCGGCGGATCCCCGAGTCCAGCGCGATGGGCACCCGACCGCTGACCGCCGCGACGACCTCCGGAAGCTGGTCGAGGGCCGCGGGCACCGTGTCGAGCTGCCGGCCGCCGTGGTTGCTGACCAGCACCGCGGCGGCTCCGGCCCGCACGGCCGCCTCGGCATCGGAACCGGTGAGGATGCCCTTGGCCATCCAGGGCAGCGGCGAGTCCGCCATCCGCCCGGCGAGCTCGTCCCAGGTCCAGATCGGCTCCCGGCGGACGAACAGTTGGCCGAGGGTGTCGGCCAGGTCGGCCGGACCGGCGTGCGGGTAGTTGCCGCTGACCACGTCGACGGCCACGTCGAACCGGTTGCGCATGTTGCGCTCGCGCCAGCCGGCCGTCGGGCAGTCCAGCGTCAGGCAGAGCGCGCTGAAACCCGCGGCGGCGGCCCGGCGCAGCATCGCGGCGAAGTTCGCCGGGTTGCCCATCGGGTGCAGCTGGGCCATCCGCGCGGCGCCCGGCGCCGCCGTCGCCACCTCCTCCCAGGAGTACGACCCGGCCTCCGGCACGATCGAGGCCACGCCGGCCTTGGCGTTCGCCCGGGCGACGGCGAGCTGGCCGTCCCGGTGCATCAGCCGGTCGGCGCCGAACGGGCTGGTGAGCACCGGCATCGACAGCTCGATGCCGAGGAAGGTGCGGGCCAGGTCCGGCTCGCCGGCCCCGGTCATCAGCCGTGGCAGCACCGCCCACTGCTCGAACGACGACAGGTTGGCCCGCAGCGTCTGCTCGCCGCCCGAACCACCGTCGAGGAAGTCCCACACCTGCGGGGGCAGCGCGCGACGGGCCTCCTCGTAGATCTCCCCGACCGTGGCGAACCGGTCGGCTGAGGTGAAGGAGACGAACGGGCTCGGGTCGGTCCCGGTCGGGGCCGTCGCGTCCCGCGGCCGGGCGGGCCGCGCCGGCGGGACCGCGGCCTGGGTCGAGGCGTCAGTGGCTGTCACGTGTCACTCCACTCCACTCCTGTCTGATCGGCGGCCGTGCCGGGCGATCAGGACGTCGCCGCGCGGACGGCCTGCGTCCCGGCCGCCGCTTCGGTAGAGCTCGATCTCTGTCGGCTGGCCCGATCACCCCGCGAGCAGCTGCCGGTCCGACGGGGCGTCCCCGAGCCCGGACACGATGTCGACCAGGTCGGACGGCGTCAGCGCCGTCTTAGCGGGCCCGGCCACGTCGTAGATGACCCGGCCGCGCGACATCACCAACAGCCGGTCGCCGACCTCGATCGCGTGGCGCATGCTGTGCGTGATCATCATCGAGGCGCAGCCCAGTCGTTCGTGCATCTGGAGGGTGAGGTCGAGGACCCGCGTACGGGTCCTGGGGTCCAGCGCCGCCAGGTGCTCATCGAGCAGCAGGAGCTTGGGTTTCCGTAGGCCGGCCATCAGCATCGTCACGCTCTGCCGCTGCCCTGCGGACAGCAGCGTCACCGGGTCGGCGAGGCGGCGCTCCAGGCCCAGGCCGAGCACGGCGAGGTCCTCGCGCATGCCCGAGCGCCGGCCCGGGGTGACCGCGGGCGACAGCCGCCGCCGACGGCCGCGGGCGGCGGCGAGAGCGAGGTTGTCGGCCAGGGAGAGATCGGGCGCGGTGCCCGCGAGTGGGTCGTCGAAGACGCGGGCCACCGCGCCGGCGCGGGCGTGGACCGCCAGCCGCGTCACGTCCCGGCCGCCGAGCAGCACCCGCCCCCGGGTCGGCCGGTAGACCCCGGCCACCACGTTGACCAGGCTGCTCTTGCCGGCGCCGTTGCTGCCGACGACGGTGACGAACTGACCAGCCGGGATCTCCAGGTCGACGTGGTCGAGCGCGACGACCTCCGTCGGGGTGCCCGCGCCGTGGACCAGGCGCACTCCGTCCAGCCTCAGCATCAGCCAGCCTCCTTCATCGT of the Pseudofrankia saprophytica genome contains:
- a CDS encoding RidA family protein; this encodes MVIGARTGSVDRPRSTRTTVPLPPGLAGLAPISAAVRVDDLVVLSGCVALDPATGRPRGSTTVSQARDIFGQIAEVLDRAGGRLADVVRCVCYLTEAAAAPELDVAFREAFPVDPPARTTVVCGLVRPGLLVEIEATAVLG
- a CDS encoding alpha-hydroxy acid oxidase translates to MTATDASTQAAVPPARPARPRDATAPTGTDPSPFVSFTSADRFATVGEIYEEARRALPPQVWDFLDGGSGGEQTLRANLSSFEQWAVLPRLMTGAGEPDLARTFLGIELSMPVLTSPFGADRLMHRDGQLAVARANAKAGVASIVPEAGSYSWEEVATAAPGAARMAQLHPMGNPANFAAMLRRAAAAGFSALCLTLDCPTAGWRERNMRNRFDVAVDVVSGNYPHAGPADLADTLGQLFVRREPIWTWDELAGRMADSPLPWMAKGILTGSDAEAAVRAGAAAVLVSNHGGRQLDTVPAALDQLPEVVAAVSGRVPIALDSGIRRGSDVVKALALGADVVVIGRAAAMALAAGGEEGVGRLHELLREEISTTIKLLGASGVDELTDTMIRPSAASRW
- a CDS encoding TetR/AcrR family transcriptional regulator, encoding MLTFYIGMLHLVHISASFRRDWTMERVVHTPTASGSIRGEEPGSRRIRRDYLASRRDLLDAAERLLAKHGGRFSLVDLAAEAGVSTATAYRHFPDVDAALDAYYTQLVETLVSHMEAVPAAPDVLRRFVAVCELWVREAVSWGPAVVHVRSSRGFLQRLRADDPVIGRLFGALAPLLAALTEAGFIPPGPAEYGVLIWVTVFDERVVVDLHDSLSWPSARIAAELTGSVLRALGRPAGAAE
- a CDS encoding ABC transporter ATP-binding protein — translated: MLRLDGVRLVHGAGTPTEVVALDHVDLEIPAGQFVTVVGSNGAGKSSLVNVVAGVYRPTRGRVLLGGRDVTRLAVHARAGAVARVFDDPLAGTAPDLSLADNLALAAARGRRRRLSPAVTPGRRSGMREDLAVLGLGLERRLADPVTLLSAGQRQSVTMLMAGLRKPKLLLLDEHLAALDPRTRTRVLDLTLQMHERLGCASMMITHSMRHAIEVGDRLLVMSRGRVIYDVAGPAKTALTPSDLVDIVSGLGDAPSDRQLLAG